Genomic DNA from Salinibacter pepae:
AGGCCGAGCGGTTCGGGACCGAATCCCGCTACGGGACCGTCACGCACGTGGACTTCCGGGAGCGCCCGTTCCGGCTCCTGATTGACGGGGAAACCCCGGTCTACGCCCAGACCGCCATCATCTCGACCGGCGCATCGGCCCGGTACCTGGGGCTGGAGAACGAGCAGCGCCTCATCGGGAAGGGCGTAAGCGCCTGCGCAACCTGCGACGGCTCCTTCTTCCGCGGGGAGACGGTGGCCGTGGTCGGCGGCGGCGACAGCGCCATGGAGGAGTCGACCTTCCTCACGAAGTTTGCCGAGAAGGTCTACGTGCTCCACCGGCGGGAGGAGCTGCGCGCCTCGGAGATCATGCAGCAGCGGGCCTTCGAGAACGACAAGATCGAGTTCGTCTGGAATACGGAGGTCATCGACGTACTCGGCGAGAACGCGGTCGAGGGCATCGAGGTGATCAACAACGAGACCGGCCAGACGCACGTCATGGACGACGTG
This window encodes:
- the trxB gene encoding thioredoxin-disulfide reductase, encoding MRDVVVIGTGPAGWTAALYTARADLNPLIFMGPEPGGQLTTTTDVENYPGFPEGLMGPEMMDRFQDQAERFGTESRYGTVTHVDFRERPFRLLIDGETPVYAQTAIISTGASARYLGLENEQRLIGKGVSACATCDGSFFRGETVAVVGGGDSAMEESTFLTKFAEKVYVLHRREELRASEIMQQRAFENDKIEFVWNTEVIDVLGENAVEGIEVINNETGQTHVMDDVTGFFLAIGHTPNTGPFEGWVQMDETGYVQTEGASTYTDVPGVFACGDAQDSTYRQAVTAAGTGCKAAIDAERWLSEHGAAEAPRADANRQPVEA